The Nicotiana tabacum cultivar K326 chromosome 1, ASM71507v2, whole genome shotgun sequence genome segment TATGTAAAATTCTACTCTatccgtcccaatttatatgaTATATTTTAACTCGATGCATAGTTTTAAGGaaaacaatatttttaaaacttgtggttttaaaatcttaaaagataaaaaattttGTGGGAATTTCAATTTGTGTGACTAGAAAAGCTTCACATTAAGaataaaatagataaaagaaaaatttaaaattaaattattgtcatatatagaaatatatcattgttttggaaTTGACTATTAAAAAAAGTATATGATATAATTTGAATAAGAAGGAATacgttttttctatttttctggaTCACTAATGCAATATGATATCTTTTGTCATTTGTCAATTTTTTAAGACTTACCCATCTCGATTAGTATTATTTCTTGTTTAAAAGCTCTTCTTCCAAATTTACTTTAATTTTGGTGGCTTAGATTATTCTTACATATAAAGAGCCATCTTGAGCCGTAATTCATCACGTAACATCCAAGCGGGATCTCtactattttttgttatttgagAGGATTTTTACACGTAAATCTGTACTTTTATGCTACATCTGCCCCTGCGTTATATGCAAATATTGTGTGCCGCTAGCTGTTTGAGGGGCCGTAGCCACTGTTGTAGTTCGACAAATcttagtatttttttattaaaattatatatttatgttaaGAAATTGACGTGTTATGTATAAATATAATCTATCTAGAATGTAAGCAGAAAAATTACTGTCCAAAACCCATAAACTAAAAGTTCTGGCTAATCGAATCATACATGATTGTACCTTTGTCTGATGTATTCTTTAAAAGATTTAAGTTATATAAATACTATGTAAATaattttacattttcttttaCCATCAAATGAATTTTAAAGCGTGATAGCAAGTTGTTCTTTTCACCAGCTTATCAATTACTACTAATATTTATCAAGAGATTTACCTATTACCTAATAAGTGATGTAATTAAGCAAATTCTTTTTACAGGTTGAGTGCATATATAGAAATTAACTTCTTCTTAATATAACTGTTACTCTCGCTAAATGGATATCACTTCTCAAGCAAGATATGACCTTGCTCCCTGGAGAAGACTGCACTATCTTTAACTTCAACTCTAGCTTACTTTGTACGTCCCAATAAAACTAATCCCATAACAGGTAATTATCGGAACATAGCAGTAAATGAAGGACGTGCTCACTCTCTTCTGTCATCCAAGAATGATTCATGGATATCAAAGGGCAATCTCCCAGGAAGATGTAGTGTCACTATTAATGAGCTGATTGCTGAAAGTAGAGCAACACGTCTAGCTCAACAGCTTATCATTGACAAAGATTGGCATAGGCACCAGCATTATCCGGTGGAGAATCTGAACATCCAACTAAAAAATGGAAGTTCAACTGATCATAAACGCGAACAAGTAGTCCTCAAGTCGAATGGTTGGGGACGCGCCAATGATGCTGCGGGAAATTTGACTTTGGACTTGATGCATGTTCGAAATTCTGAATTGGGGTTCTTGTCAGAACAAGAGCAACTTAAGGAGGAAGGAGATGAAGAAGGGTGTCCAGAACATTGGAACTCCTTTGCGGGTGCTCATGTTGCTTGAATATGTTTCTTTGGGATTTGGAATGTTTTCTTTTATTGAAGATATAATTTAGTGAATAAAAGTGTGCATTTATCTAAGGGTTGTCAAATTGACACCCTTGCCTTCGctgaaaaattaaattatattgatagatgtgtgtttactttttttattttcaattaccTTGATGAAAAATCCTTAATGAATTTGACCTGCATGGAATGTGTTAAgcatcttctatttctttgtaGAGGCCCAGCTCTTTGCCCCTTGGTTGTAGCTTCAACTCCGATCCTAATTGTTctcttctcaaaaaaaaaaaaaaaaaaaaaaggaatcagAAGCAACCATTCTCCTCTTTTGTAGTGTTTACTTCAGTACCCAGTAGGGTTGTAGAAGCTTACCGTTGTTCTTCGAATGTTGAGTTTAATTATAACTTCACTTCTGAAAGCATGTAATTAATCCGTTACCACTCGTTAAAATACACTCATAATACGAAATTATTTATACTCTCGATGTATAAGTTAAAAATATTACATAGAATTTTATATGAACGGTTCTGTAGTGGCTTGTTACAAATTCATgatacatttatatttttaataaagttACCCAGATAGAAGTCTAAATTGTGTTGTATTTCAGAAAAGTGTAGTGAGGGGGACCGTGTCTTACATCAGATATAATACAACGTGGTGATTCTATCACCCAGAAACATAGATGGAGtgtttacacacacacacacacacacacacacacacacacacacacacacacacatatatatatatatatatatatatatatatatatatatatatatatatatatatatatatatatatgaattttacACTACTCTAGCTGCTTGGAACCTTCCTTAGCCAAAAGATTTACTTGCCCGAAGTTATGCCGGACCATCTGCGTCATTCACCTTAATAATTAACCAACTGCGGATAATACGTCTAACTATTAAAGACTTGCTTCTATAGTTCAAACAATAAAGCGAAGAAATGTCTTGAGACTCCAGGTACTGTTAAATGAACAAACACACGCACATACTTTATGCTTATTTATTGCATATGTATCGATtttaatttgtatttttaaaCAAGTGAATCGAGCCCAGAATGGAATTTCCAATTTCTTTTGGACGGTAATTACATGTTGACGATGTTATTGACATACCATACAGGAGATTCATGTCACTGGAAATTATTGTAATATACCCTATGCATTAAATATTTTCCTGTTCTCATAGAGTTCAAAAAATCTCTTTTACAATAATTATGTCATCATTTTTCACCTAAAAATTTCCACTAGCCGGTGTTTTTTCCAGTTTTGCTGCAGCATTGCTGTTTGTCTTATTGCTTTTGGGTCATCATTTTCATGCCTTCAAAAGTTTTGCACCACTAAATAGTGGAGCAATATTAGACTAAAAACTACCTGTAGTTAACGTTTTACTCACTTAGTTGGCCTACACGCGTGGCTAATTCAGATTAGACGGACTAGTGGACTTGGGATACCGGTTAAAGAAGGACTTGAAATTATCTGGATAAAAACTTTAGTAAATCGAATTTGATTGTACAAATTTGGCAGGAAATAAAAATAAGTACAAGATCATACTGTGTTAAGGTGTTGGAATTCTGAGGAGAATTGGTCCTTTGATTGACTGCTAGTCTGCAGTGTACGTACCTTACTCATCTCTCAGAAGATACCGTTGCTTACCTTAGAGAGCTTCatttttcaaatttctgtttccTTTTTATGGAGAATCAGCATCTTCTGTTCTACTCTTAAGAGGAAGTAATAGTCCTCTTTCTGAACTGCCTCTCAAAAAGTCATTTCATGCCATTCTCTTGCTCTTTTTCTTTTGCACTTTTGGCTATGGTACTTGTACTATCAAatatatgtttcatcattttctTATACGCACGAAATACCTCTCTTGTACGGTAGCGTAGATAAGTTATATATAGTACAGTTTTATCTTAATCAAAGAGTAGGGGTTTATGACTAATATGATCTTTTTAGAAACCtaacatgaaaaaataaaaattgtttaGTGTGTAAATTAAACCAGCTACCCTCTTGTTTCATACAGTGTGACGTTCGATATTTCTATTATTCGACATTTAGGGTaacattactttttttttttatttataaaactgCCCATTAATACCTGGGCTGGGATATATTCATCTTCCGACAAAAACCATGTTTGGAGGGGCCTTGGCCTAACCTCCAATTACAATGCATTGCTTAGTGTAAGCTTAACCAGTAAGATATAGATGAGGAGGGGgtttatggacaaaaataaatttattatCCTCTCCTTTTCCTATGTTTAACTAACAAAAAAGTTACATTTTTCATATCTAATTCTAAAAGTGGGCATTTGCCATTTATCCATCAGGAAGAGTCCTTTAGCACCTTTAGACTACTGATGAAAGGACGAGTAAATAATTCCCTCTGTTAGATTAGAAGcatctttggccaaccagtccgcCACTTGGTTTGTTTCTCTTAGGCAGTGACTAATTGTGATATGATCATGATCGGTGTAGCTAATGATATCTTCAAGCTCTCTTCTCAATTTGTTGTTTTGAGTTGCTCTTTGCCTGATCATGGTACAGATAACTAAGGAGTCCATCTCCAATGTAAAATTGGGAATCCTTTGGTTCATACACCATTTAGCAGCAAACTTAACAGCTTTCAATTCAGCCATGTTGCTATTGTTGCATTGTAAAGGAACAGAGAATGCCATGATAAAATCACCATGCTCATTTCTAACTTTTCCTCCAATGCCTCCTGTCTTAGTATCCTTGAAGAAGCTACCATCTGTGTGTACTTTCAAGTTACCAACTTCTGGCATCTCCCATTGAACTTTCATCCATGTAACAGATGGTTTTAACTTTTCAATCATCTCACAAGCTTTGGACCAAGGAAGATGAATAGTAATGTTTGGATAAGTTCTCGATACAGCTGCCTTAACATTCCAGAGAATTTGATTGATCATCTTGTATAGATAATATCTAGTGTTTTCGCCATATTTACATGCAGTATAGCTTCTCCATATTTCCCAGATAATACAAATTGGAATAATTTGTAACACCATTTTGTGGATCATGTTCTTTGGTTTCCTCTGCCACCATTGAGTAAGAATCCCTCTAATGGTATCAGTATACCACTGAATGCCCAGAGGATTCCCAAAGAACTTCCACAGTCTGATAGCAACCTCACTATCAAAGAATACATGTTTCAAGGTTTCACAATTATGATCTCTACAGCAAAGACATTTAGACACAATGTGATTCCCAAATTTGTTAATAGTATCATCAAAAGGCAACTTTTTTTAAATCATTCTCCAGCACAAGAAAGATTGTTTAAAAGGAATCGAGTTATGCCAAACCTTGTTATTAAAATCATCTTTAGGTTTAGTTGCCCTAACCAAATGCCAAGCTGAATTGTTGGAATAAATATCATCCTTAGTCAAGTTCCATATGGCATAGTCATTTCGCTCACGGTTGCCTCTTGGTATACTCTGAATATGTTGAACCACATCAGCAGGCACAAGATTAGCTAAGTTATCCAAATTTCAGCAGCTATAAGAAAAGAATTTAGACACCAAGGTTTTACTCGGTCTAACAGCGGCATATGTGGTGAAAGCCAACGGACGTTTACAGTCCAATCATCCCACCAAAAACTGCAATTACCAGAATTCACTACCCATTTAATGTTGTTTTCTGCCTTCTCTCTGATTTGGGTAAGACCTTTCCAAAGATTTGAATTTCCAGATGTCCAACATTTAGAGACAGCATGAGATCTCACACAATATTTAGCTTTGAGAAAACTTGCCCATAAGGATGGACATGTCCTGAATCTCCACCACCTCTTTACTGCACAAACATCATTGACTTCCTCCATACTTCTAATGCCAATCCCTCCTTTTTTTAGGAAACATAACTTTTTCCATGAGCTCTAATGGTAGTTATCTTTGCCATCAACTGAGCCCCACAGAAATCTAGCAAAATGTTTCTCAATCAGCTTCAAAGTAGTCTTTGGAGGACTCATAGCAGAAAGTGTATGTATAACATTTTTAATTAGAACCACTTTTCCCCCGTAAGATAACATCTTTCCTTTCCATCTACCTAATCTTTTAACAATCTTTGCAACCATATCATCAAAGTAACATATTCTTTTTCTCCCCACATATATAGGACATCCCAAATAAGTGAAAGGAAAGTTTTTATCCATAAAACCAGTGGAGTTTCTAATTCTGTTAATTCTACTTGCTTTTGTATTAGGAGCAACTACGAAAAAACTTTTATTCGTATTTATTCTTTGCCCTGATACTTTCTCCTAAATATGAATTTGATCCATAATTAGCTTGATAGTCTTATTGTTCCCAGCACTAAAGATAATAATATCATATGCATAGGCAAAGTGATTGATCTGAGGGCCTCTGCTATTCATAGAGAAAGGAGTGAAGTTATCCATATTGTGCAACCTATTCAGCATTCTGGAAAGAACTTCTGAACCAAGAATGAACAGTGATGGGGAAAGAGGGTCCCCTTATTTCAAGCCTTGGGAAGATTTGAAAAAACCTTTTCGAGTGCCATTAATAATGACAGAATACCATACATTTGATATCAAGTTCCAAACAATATCAATCCAGATTTTAGAAAAACCAAACTTTCTCATTACTGCAGAAATGAAGGTCCAGGACATTCTGTCATAAGTTTTCTCCATGTCTATCTTTAAAACAATGTTTCCCCCtttattgtattcattaatacCTTGAATAATCTCTTGAGCCAGGAGGACATTTTCAGTAATAAGCCTGCCTTTCACAAAGCCACTTTAATTGTCAGATATAAGCTTGGGCAGGAGAGAGTTGAATCTTTTAGCCAAGATTTTAGTAATAATCTTGCTAGAGAAGTTGCTTAAGCTAATGGGTCTCATTTCAGAGAAAGTCTGAGGGGATTCAATTTTAGGAATAAGGGCCATGCAAGTGTGAGAGAAATATTTGGAGAGTTGTTTCCCATTGAAAAAATCTTGGACAAACTCCACGACATCTTCTTTGATAATATTCCAACAGTTTTGATAGAAAGAACCATTTAAACCATCCGGGCCAACAACATTATTTGAACTCATGTTGAAGATCGCATCCTTGATTTCCTCATCTTCAGGTATAGCAGTAAGCATTTCGTTTTCATATTCAGTGATGGAGTTAGGAAGACATTCTAGAATGTCCAAATTTATCTCATGGTGAGGTAAATTGAATAACTTTTGATAATGATTGATAGCAGCCTTAGTGATCTTCTCCTCTGATGTAACCCAATTGCCTTTGTGGTTCTTGATTCTATGAATCtgcaattttcttcttctttccctaATAACACTACGAAAATATTTAGTGTGACAATCTCCCTCCTCAAACCATTTGATTTGAGACTTTTGTTTCAATTGGGATTCTTGCATGGATAGCCATCTAACATATTCAGCATGGCATTTGTTGTTGTCCTCTCTGCTCTAATCTGTATTCTGCATTATGTCTACATCTTCCATAGTTTGAGCTTGAAGTTCCCATTTAACAACCTGATCATATACATTACCAATATCTTTTTTGGACCATATAGTCAATTTCCTGCTAagaatctttaatttctgttGTAATCTCCACATAGGATTACCATGTATTTGAGTATCCCAAACTTCCTTCACAATATGATAAAAGTTGAGTTCAGAAGTTCAGAAATCTAAAGTAGCTAATAGTGTGAATATTGTTATTGCTATTATTCATCAACAATGGCCTATGATCAGATCCAGTTCTAGTCAAATGCCTGACAGTGTTGGTTTGTAAAGTTTGGGCCCATTGAGCATTGATGAAAATTCTATCTAGTCTCTTCCACACCCTTTTACTTGGTCTCCAATTGTTGCACCATGTGTATTTCGGGCCTAGAAACCCCAGATCAACCAATTCACAACTGATGAAATCAAAGCTTTTGTATAATATGTGAGGCATACCACCTAATTTTTCATCTGGATCTATGATGATATTAAAATCCCCTCCAACACACCATGGACCATTAACCAAAGGATATACATTTTCCAGACTACTCCATAGGTCTTTCCTCTCCATAGCTGTACATTTTGCATAAACCACAGAGAAGCATAGTTTATTATCAATCATATCATGTTTGATTTGCAGAGTAATTTGTTGTTCTTCATTAGCAATGACCTTAGCTTGACAATTTTGTTTCCAGAAATACCAAATTTGTCCATTTATGTTCGCTTGACAGTGATGAAATCCCAGGAATctcatgtaaccttgaatcttgtcTTTATTAGAGAAAGGTTCCATAATAGTTGCGAAATCTATTTTGTTGATAATACAAAGTTTTTTGAGCCTGTGAATGGCTTTTTGTGATCTCACTCCTCTTATATTCCATATGATTGTATTAATCATGGAATAATATAGAAAATGATCAATTTTTGACTCCTTCCCCTCAAGGAAGGATTATTTTTGTTCTTgtcattttttctattttcttagtTCTGCTTCTGCCTCTTTCTATAGGAAATATTCCTTCTTTATTAACTACCTCTCTCATGTGAGTATGAGCTGGATCATCTGGTTGCCTGTTGAATGTATGCTCACAACTTATTGGCTGAACTGTAACATGTTGATCATTGTTCCCATTATCAATGTCGGCAGATGatcctattttctttttctctaatGTATCACCCTCCAAATGAACCACAAGATCAATACCAGAATGATTTTTAACTTCTGATGGCAGGCTACCAGAATCAGAAATAGTATCTCGTGCCTCCTAGTTTTCATTATCAGCTTGTTCCCCCTTGTTAACACTCTCCGTGTCCTGGATTGCCTCATTTGTATTGGCCCCCATTATGTTTTTGATTGATGTTTCCacctcttttaatttttttcttgcaCCTTCAACACTTTGATGTACCTCTGCAACAAGATTCAAACTTTCCTCCATAATTGTTTCCATAGTATCTTGCCTTACACTAATGTTTATAAAAGGTTGGCTCATCTTCCTACTTCCCTTTTTGATAATTGTAGGCTTAAATATGACGGAGCTTTTCTTTTGTGGCATCTTTTTTTTCCTgcgtttcttctttttcttaccaAGCTTTTCAGTGCTGCCCAGATCATTCTCTTTAGTGTCACCTTGTTCAATGTACTCGGCCTGATGTACTTTATGTATATTGGTCTTTTTGGTCTCCTCTTGAGTAGTAACTTTATTGTTCCACTATTTTTTCTGCTTGTTCCTTTTGGTATTTGGTAATTGCCACTGTCCACCATCGTCATTGTCATTGTTATGGTCTGTTGTAccctttttatatttttctttgctATTGTCTCCCTTTTCCATCCCTAGTCTTTCATTTGTTACATCCCTTGTATTCTGCTTTTTACCATTAGTTAGATTGTGGGAGGTATTGCTTGTAACCTCCATTACATTGTCACCAACAAGTTCAtcttttccttttctgatttcttCTTCCCTAGCCTCAGCAATTTTCTTCCTTTCAAGCACTCGACAGTTAATCATATTATGACTGAGCTTTTTACAGAATTTGCAATACTTAGGTATACCCTCGTATTCAAGTTTTTGCACAAACCCCTTTTGAGGAGAATCTTCATAAATCTGCCCCACATATACATTTTCAGGTTGTGGTTTTAACAAATCTATTTCAATTCTAACTTTTGCCATACTTGGTCTAGTTCTTCCTCTGGTGGCCAAGTCCATTTCAAGAGGAATACCTATGGAGCTAACAACTTGTTTGACATAGTGCCAAGTATGCATATGAAAATGGAAGACCGGGAAGGAGAACCCATACTGGCGCAATAGGAAGGTCTTCCTCTGGTTTGAAATCCGGCGACAACCTCTGCAACCACATTTGTTGTCCCTCTATCTCAACAACCCTTCTGTACCAGACCGTATGAAAATCTTCTTCATTTGTGAAGTCTAGGAAAACATTGAAGTTGTCGTAGACCCCAATCTTGGCCGAGCCCTTAACAGATATTGTTTCCTTGAATTTGGATCTGATTCGATCGATTTGAGGCCTTGGTCTAAGGAATCTTCCTACAATTGTAAACTTACACTCTTCTGCCATGATGTCGTAGTAATCAGTTGCCTTAAACATCACCGTCGGCATTCCATTGTGAGTCGTTTGTATAGCAAAAACCAACTCCCGTTCATGACGACTGGAAGTTGCAGTTGAGTTGGGTGATGGCGTGATTTTTGTCGCATAGGAGATCTTTTTATCAATAGCATCAGTATTTGTGTTCGCCATAGCAGCAGAAATGTTTATGCCTTCCAGACGGGCCGAATTGACGCCGTCCGGAGGGTATATCGTGGTGGAGCGCGTAATGAACTCGTGAAATTAGGCATCCGTTGGGTCTTTTCTGGAGAGAGAAAAGAGCTAGTCCAGGGTAACATTACTTACTTTAGGTAATGAGGAATCAATTCCTATTAGAAGAATTGATTCTTGCCAACCAAGTTTAGCTGCGGTGACATACCTTTCTTCAGTTCAGCAGAATGTTTTGATTGAAATGAAAAGGCAAATACATGTGCTACCCCAGCGTCCAAGGGAGTCCGAAacctttttaatcattttttggacaaaaaatacttttgtactactttaaaaaaaagttacataaatgagtaaaacgcagtattatactgcgtttttgtttaattttttttttgtaaatcgCAGTACTATACTACGTTTTACTAAGATGCTGGGCCCAGCAATATTTTATTAAAGCtgttcgcagtattatactgtgttttacttaaaacgcagtataatactgcgaacaACTTCAATAAAATATAGCCCTTCTTCTTCCTTGGACCACTAAACCGAAGGAAACCAAAAACCTTCGATTCTGCTGGTCCCCCCCTCCCGCGtcaaacttcaaaaaaaattTTTGGGCCCCACCCGTCACCTAA includes the following:
- the LOC142164261 gene encoding uncharacterized protein LOC142164261; translation: MEKTYDRMSWTFISAVMRKFGFSKIWIDIVWNLISNEKVSGQRINTNKSFFVVAPNTKASRINRIRNSTGFMDKNFPFTYLGCPIYVGRKRICYFDDMVAKIVKRLGRWKGKMLSYGGKVVLIKNVIHTLSAMSPPKTTLKLIEKHFARFLWGSVDGKDNYH
- the LOC107806563 gene encoding uncharacterized protein LOC107806563 — protein: MEEVNDVCAVKRWWRFRTCPSLWASFLKAKYCVRSHAVSKCWTSGNSNLWKGLTQIREKAENNIKWVVNSGNCSFWWDDWTVNVRWLSPHMPLLDRSIPRGNRERNDYAIWNLTKDDIYSNNSAWHLVRATKPKDDFNNKLPFDDTINKFGNHIVSKCLCCRDHNCETLKHVFFDSEVAIRLWKFFGNPLGIQWYTDTIRGILTQWWQRKPKNMIHKMVLQIIPICIIWEIWRSYTACKYGENTRYYLYKMINQILWNVKAAVSRTYPNITIHLPWSKACEMIEKLKPSVTWMKVQWEMPEVGNLKVHTDGSFFKDTKTGGIGGKVRNEHGDFIMAFSVPLQCNNSNMAELKAVKFAAKWCMNQRIPNFTLEMDSLVICTMIRQRATQNNKLRRELEDIISYTDHDHITISHCLRETNQVADWLAKDASNLTEGIIYSSFHQ